The Drosophila sulfurigaster albostrigata strain 15112-1811.04 chromosome 3, ASM2355843v2, whole genome shotgun sequence genomic sequence TAGCTTCGATTTTAATGGCATATCTTAATcttgtcaaaacaaaaaaaaacacttttttaacTACCTCACcaaatcataatcataaatttaagGATTTCGGTATAAAAAATCAAAGTAACGATTTTCATAGCTAGGATAAGAAAATTAGCGATCATCCAGCTTTTAAAACCTTTTCGTATTAGATTCAGGGTATTCATTCCGTTTTTTCAGTGTATTGCATGGCCATCACTATTGGGTGTTGATATTTAGCTCAGTCTGGAGTTTTGCTAGTGGATTTGTGTTGATAAGTTATCTGAAAcgttcaaattgaaaattaaaagaaatgtgtAAAAATAAGCTATTCAAAATGCGGACACATTAGATCGTCAAATTTACAAGTTTTCaatgagaaaaaaagaaacattttcTGACGCAATATTAGCATTTGCTTTTACCAAGTTTCGGTGTTTTGATAATAAGATTGCCCATTAGGACATTTGATTAATTGATGATTAACTAAGCGAATTGGATAGTTAACACCCATTATTGCTGCTAATTATGATGAACTTATTTCTTAATATGTTTGCTCTTATTTATCCTATCTAGAaatgtacataaaatataaatgaatacttATAGAACTCAAAATCCATAGGTGGTGGGGAAAGATTCTACAAAAATTAGAATCCACCGCCCATCAGAAGCAAAAACGAATAAATTTAGACGCATTgtgaaattttcttaaaatattgatGGACGTTTAATTCCTCGCACTTACATAAACACATACTATACAATACATTCtgtttttctaaaaaaaataaaaatgattctTGTCTCGAAAtcaacattttgattaaatatcGATATGAATTTGTCTTTCGTATCGTTTTGCCAAATGTCGCAGCCAATGATGTCTTGCACTGAACTGCatatcaataaacaaatgagGGAATCCACTTTTGAAGCACCTCCTTCCCTCCTTGGCAACCATCAAGCACCAATAACATTCCCATCCCATCTCAGGGTGACTGCTaccagttgctgttgctgccatgGCGAGCCCTTGGAGCCGTGGCATTACCATAGTGCTGTTTGTTCTATTTATCGAACAGCAAAAATGTCGAAACAGTTAAAAAATTGCAGaagttaaaacaaattttacctaattccttaaaaaaaaaggcaataaTATAATCAAACCAAATTTTGCATGTTCGTTAATCTAAATTTAGAGGTGCAAAATTGTGGGTAAGATCAAAAGTAGCAATTAGGAATTAGAAGCAATTAGAATGTTGAGGCTACCGGGAATGCCACTGCTCCCAGGTGCGCAGTTCTACGACGTGAGTAATCAGAgacgaagcgaagcgaaaagtattaaattaacaCCTTTTCCACTATGTCTCATAGTATAGCAAAAGACGTCATCCGAGGCGGCAGACATTAATGCACTATCAGGGCATTCACATGCTCTCGGATCGTCGCGAACCTGAGTTAGTGGAGCCAAATGGACCATTAGTGGACCCAAAATGTCCTCCTGTGGCCACCGAGATGAGTGCACTGTGGGCGCCTAAGATTAGCATTAAATTACCACCATGGCTGGCATATGATAAGCAGGTGCTCTGCTTCAATGCCTATTTCAAGGAGCCGCTAACCGAGATTTACCATGCTCCCTATCAGGTGCGCAAGGTAAAAATCTATTTCTATCTCGAGGATGGCACCATGCAAATCACAGAACCCAAGGTGGAGAACTCTGGTATACCGCAGGGCTGCCTTGTACACCGCCAGCGCATTCCGAAAGCACCGCCTAGCGATCGTGAATTCATTTCCATCTTTGATCTCAATGTGGACACCAATGTACAGATCTTTGATCGCGTGTATCACATTAGTGGCTGCGACATCTTCACTCGGCAATTCCTCAATCGAGCCGGCATTCCAGTGCCCGTCTCCCTGCTGGAGCCCAAGTAACCATGTCTTTATTTTACCAGACAAACGTACAACTTatcaattaattcatttttagcGACCCAACCACCGAAATGCGCAAACGATCCGCTTTAAAACAAGCTCCCAAAGCGGATTCTAGTGTTTTGCCAAAGCGACATTCATTTGCCCAATTTCTGGAGTTTGATCGAAGAGTCCTTAAATTCCAGGGCTATTGGAACGATCGCTCCGAATTTGGTGATGTACGTAAGCTGGACATATGCTATTACTTGGCTGACGATACCATCGACATTAAGGAAAAGTTTCCAAGGAATTCAGGACGCGAAGGACCCAGCACCTTTCTGAAGCGCGGCAAATTGCCCAAGGAGTTCACGGGTCTGGCTTTGCCAGGGCAGCAAACTTCCGTGACGCTGCTCAACGTTCTGGGCTCCAGCATGCGTGATGTTCGCTACGTGGCGGATCCGCTGAATACAGGGCAGAAGGAGGTGCAACACTATACGGATCAGGATTTGCAAATCGGCGCAGTGCTAAATGTTTTCGGACGCGATGTCATCCTAACCAGTTGTGATCAATTTACTCAACACTACTATAGAGAGAAGGTGAGTTGGCGGCCACTTTAACGAAATCATTCCTTCATTATGCTTCCTTTCAGTATGGCATTCAGGACTTTACGCCTCAGTCTCTGCCGGAACGTAGCGATGAGCGTCCATGTTACACCGGTCAGGTGCGTCGCTTGCCGCCCTATAACGGCTGGGGAAGTCACGAGGATTCCGAGGGCAATTGCATTACAGTGGAGCCTAAGGCTCCGCAAGCCGACTTCAAGAAGCTCTTCAAGTACGATGGCTGCATTCTGCGCTTTGGTGCCAAGTTAATGTCTGTAATACGAGAAAATTGTGAGCGTAGCTTTGTAATCAGTTATTACCTGGCTGATGACACTGTTCAGATATACGAGGTGGCGCGACGAAATTCCGGCTTTGTGGGTGGCGAATTTCTCAAGCGAGCTCGTGTCCCTCTGCCCGGCCAGGAAAAGTTCAGCTCAACGCGACCAGAATACTTTCGAGCCAGCGATTTCTATATTGGTTCCACGGTCAATCTGAAAGATCACATCTTCCACATCATTTCGGCCGATGAATTTACATTGCTTCACATGGAACAGCATCCCAATGAAGTGAGTGttatattttctgtatatCGTGTTATAAAGTCATACGTGCGTTTTCTTCTCTAGTTCCCTGTGGCTGACATTCGTGCAATCATGAATAAGATACGGGATGCAGTGCGTCcacaatataaacaatttgtacTACGCTGCAAACCGGAGGTTGATCTAGGCGACAAAACTACAGTTAGCTATGACACATTAAAGTCAACGTTACTGTCGTATCTGTCCAAGGAGTCGCTATTAAATCACGAAATTGTTACTGTATGCCGTTTCTTCTCCGCGGAGCAAATGCCACCACCAAGTTGCGATAGAAATCATGTCCGTGCCGCAGCCCAACTGGAGTTAAAACGCGCTCTATGGAACAATGTGGAAGAACTCACAGAGCACTTGAGCCACATAAATCCTACTTGCAAACCCTACATCTCGGAGGCACAAGTGAGATCAACGCTGCGTGGCTGTCGCCTGCCCTTCAGTCTCGAGCTGGTGGAGGACATTCTGCAAGTGTTGCAACACAATGCTCAGGGCGAGGTTGAGGTGCGCGATGTGCTCGGCTTCTTTAATATGAGTGCCGATCAAGTGCCTGACATAGCGCCACTTAACATCGCCTTTGAACTTTGCCCCAAACTGCCTTTCCTACACAAGGGACGCCTGGTAGACTTTAATTGGTTTCTACATTGTTTGGGCTTAGAAGAGGAGCTAGTGCGCAATAACTTTTAAACACTATTCGAGCTTTGTTCAATGTCCTACAATAATCCCTCTTCTTGAGTTTGTTATAGAACATTTAACAATTTCTCGGTGGTCCTTCGGagttcaaaataatttgacaaattacaaaacaataaacataaacTTTTCACCTatttatctacatatatagtatCTAGAACCGTTTTCTTTTGCAAGAGCCTAAAGTTAACAATCATCATCGGAAATTTTACAATCGTTGGCTTTATAAAAAATTGcatgttgtgttgtgtataTACAAAGACAATATCgtggcaaatgcattttaaattcttaaggAATGCGCGGAACTGTGTGCTTATAAACTAATTGTAAACGTTGCAGCTTATAAaaaacgtgtgtgtgtgtgtttgattgtGCCTTAGAGTTTTGATTCTGTGAGCCAATTGAACGATTGCGGCTTGCGATCCGACGAAGGACTAATCGCCACATTGATAATAGTGGGCTTATCCGTCAACTGATTAGCTGCCTTCACTGCCGCTTGTAGCTGCTCAATCTCGGTGCAGAAATAACCTTGCATGCCAAACATTTTCATCATCTCCTCGTAACGCACCTGAACACCCAACGCCGATGGTGGTGTGCTATAAGCAAAGTGATGATAAGATTAGTTCAGCCAGTTAAGCTGATAAGATGAAATGGCTTACATTTGCGTTAGGTCTCCCTCGCTGCGTATGGCTTCAAAGGTGTCTTTATCGAAGCCACCATAGATGCCATTGTTATTCACAATGACAATGGTCACAGGCAACTTGTACCGTACCATAGTCTCGATTTCCATGCCCGAGAAGCCAAAGGCACTGTCTCCTTCCACACAAAGCACACGCTTGCCGGGCGCAAAATCGCGGCAGAAAAGTGCtgcggcaacagcaaagcCAGGACCAACACCCATGGTGCCAAAGGTGCCAGCATCAAGGCGATGACGTGGCTGCTCATTCAGCAGCATTGAACGACCAATATCCATTGTATTGGCGCCCTCACTCACAATAATCGTATCACGTGGCAGCAGTTCACGCAAGTGATGGAAGACCGCATAGTAGTTAAGCGGCGACGCTGTGTTTAGAGACATCTGCTGGACTGTATCGCGATTATGTTTGCATTTACCTGCCAACTGCTTCCACCAGTCCTGTTCGTAGCCAAAGCGGAAATTCACAGCATTCATTTGCTCAAATAGCTGCTCTGCAAAAGGCCGTATATCCGCCTGAATGGCCACAGATGCGACCACTGAGTTGTGCAGCTCCTCGGGACAGATATCCACCTGAATGAACTTCACATCCTTATCGTAACGTGGAGCGCGACCAAAGTGCAGAATCCAGTTGAGACGTGCGCCCAAGAGCAACACCACGTCGGCCTTTTGCAGCGCCAAAGTACGCGCAGATGAAACACATTGAGCAGCAGTATCAGAGACCACTCCCTTGCCCATAGGTGTAGGCAGGAATGGCAGATTTGTGTTCTCAATGAAATGACGCAGCGTATTCTCGGCATGGGCATACGCGGAGCCTTTGCCAATGATCACCAGCGGTCGCTTAGCTTGACGCAGCAGTTGAGCAGCACGAATGACCTCGTCATGTGGTGGATACACCAATGGTGGGGCCGGATGTGCCAGTGCTTTGTAGATTCTTGACTCGACTGCCTTCGACTGCAGTATATTGCCTGGGAAATCCAAGTAGGCCACACCGGGGCGACCATAGGTGGCATAACGCACTGCCTTCTCAACGTGCAGAGGTATAAGCGCAGCAGTTGGTGGACGTGCTGCATATTTGCAATACGGACGAGACAACTCGACCTGTGGACACTCTTGGAATCCGCCAATGCCCTCATGATCCTGATTCGTGGCACCTCCAATGACAATCAACGGCCAGCAGTTGACCTGAGCATTAGCCATGCCACCTTAAGAATatagaattgaattaaatacgCTATGCAGTGCATTTGAATATCAATTACACACCAGTCACGTGGAGCAAGCCGGGTCCAGAAACCACCAGACAGACACCAGGCTTCCCCGTCAAGTAGCCAATAGCCTGGGCAGCATAGCAGGCAGCCTGCTCGTTGCGCATGCCAATGTACTTCAATCCAGCGGCCTGGAAGGCCATGGACAGTTCGATAACCGGAATGCCGATGATGCCGAACACATATTCCACACCCTGCAACGTCAAGGTTAAACTTGTATTATTagtgttgcaattgcaattgtgttTGACTAATTAGTCGAGTCGAAACTATTTCATATGCCTGTATTTTGATAAAAGGGTTTTGCTTTACTAAAACCACTAAACAGTTTAAAGTTCAGTTAGCCAATTACAATTGGGGCCTCTGGGGATTTGCTTATTGATTTTAATCAGCCGCTAAACTCGTGTGATTTACTGCCTAATTCCTTTGGTCAGAGTGTACGAAGAAACTTTGGCACATTGGAGCTATATTAGTTCTATCAAGATCTTTGCGTATCTATATCGCTATTAAATGCCACCggttgacaacaacaacaactaacatGTACATATAAGAGCAAAACGATaatcacatatgtatgtacatactaaaacaggcaataacaacaatactTGGTCACTTTTGAGTGCTTTTGAACTTTGTACAACAAACAGTTGGCAGATAGATAAGCCAGAAATGGTGCACGGACACAGTTAAATCTACAGTTGAACGCACTGCACTTTGTTGGTATGCAAAAAGTGCATATCATAAAAGTCACAGAGAGGTAAATGCCGCATAAGTTCGAGACAGACGACCCCGAAATTAGCTTACCTGTTGCTTCAACGACTCCGCAATAATTTGCACAGCTTCTACTTCGGTCATTTTAACGTTGTTATTGTGCTAATTGTTAAAGCAATGTGTGCGTTGACGCGTTTAAGcgtttattttataactttttacTAAAAAATCGACAACAAAACAGAAGTGTTAAGTTTGCGTAAATGTTAATTTAGCATTATGTTATACTCAAAATGGTCATGTTACCAATATGCAGAGTGACCAGtctattgtattttaaattcgGGTTACACTCACTATTCATCGATAGCTGAACAGCAAAGATCAAAATCCGATGGAAacagtatatcgataaattatttataaattcgttaaaataaatcacatcGAGCCCTTATCGCAGACCAagattacaattttataaaagtgtTAATTTATAGTtcacataaatattgattgaGGGCAATTGGGCATGCTAACACAACAGCATTcatagaaataaacaaaatttcgCTTGCGTTTCGTAAGGTGATGATTTATCCAAAACAAATTCCTTGAAATTCCTTCATCACACATAAATAGAGAATGAGTAACGTAATTACCAAAATTTCTACTCTTACAGGGTACGTTTACCGGCATCACGATAATATTGTCCATATTTACATGGGTAATTAAGTAAGGTTTCGCAAATTATTTGTGTAAATGATTGTGAAACAACTTTTGCGCTGTTTTtcgatttgtgttttttagaAAGCTCTCTTGGACGACTTGGTTTCTTCATAGGCCCAAGGCCTTCATGTTAATTCATTAAAGGCATTTgtcaacaaagaaaaaaatgagaCTTGCAGTTCTGCATTTTGATTAACATTTAACTAATTGTTGTGTCAATTTGGGGTTTTTGCTTCAATGCGCAAAAATTAACGTCTGCAAACACCGAAACCAGTTCAAGTGTTACCCCTCCAAAAATCTAAGGTTATTGTCAGctcactttgttttttttcggctatgtaaacaaaacattcTAATACGCTGCACAGGCTAAGCTTTGAAGCGAAACGGGAGCAAAGATCTTATGAAAAcagcaaatttataataataaatagacgGCTTTAACTTTAATAGGACTCGCACCTGAAAGTGCAATTACACACactacatacaaatacatatatacaaacgAAAATAGGTCATAATTATATGGCATTATTTCTATAACATCACAGCAAATTGCCAAGACACAAACTACAACTTTGTGTTGACAACATCCTCGCTCGGTTCGGTGGTTTTCACTTCATTCCATTTCTGTATCTTTCCTGAACCAAAGATCCAGAAAAATATGGCGGGCAAAATGTATGCGGCAGCACCAATAATGAATATCCAGAACCAATCATCGATGGTAttctaataattaaaataaaatagactTGTGTTAATTAAAACTTCTTAAGCTATAAAGGTTAATCAGACTCACCGATTCTGAGGTAAAAGCGGCCACAATCAAGGGGGAGAAGAAGCCTGGCGTAGTGCCAAGGCAATTAATAATACCATACATTGTGCCAGCAAAGTTTGGAGCCAGATCCTGTGAGTTGGCCAAATTTGAGGAGGTGGCTGCGCCATTGAATCCCAACGATATGGTCATTATTGCCACGCACACATACGGATCTCGGCCAAAGAAAGCCAAAATGACGAGCATTATTCCTGGCATAATGTGAGCTATTCAAGAAAGACAATATTGCATATCATAAAGTTCACATTATATTCAGCACCTTATGTTACTTACATGGTACACAGAAAATTTTTCGGGTAAATGTGATTGTCCACCATCCTTTGCGACGAATCCAATCGGCAATGGAACCGAAGCCAAAAGCGGCCAAAAGACGTGCAATATGCGGCAAACTGGACAAGAATCCAGCAGATGAGAGTTCAAAGCCAAGCACTTCGCTTAAGAATTTGGGTGTGGCAGTCAGAAGGAAGAACAGACCCCACATGCTGCCATAATGCAACATGGTGAGCGCCCAGAAGGGCATGGAGACCACCAACTGCCTGTATGGGGGCCATTTCTGGGTAAGGAATCGAAATAATCAATGAAGTGAAATAAGAATTATGTAACTCCAATGTATTACTTACCGGCTTGTTGCCCACTGTAGCTCCGAGACTGCTTTCAATGAACTCACGCTCCTTGATTCCAATGGTGGTATGCTGTGCCGGTGTATCAGCTACTAGATAGAACCATAGACCCACCACGACAAACACTATCATGGCTACTATATAGAAGGCCCACACCCAGCCAAGATTCTCAATGATCACGCCACAGATGGGCCAAGTAATAACAGTGCCAAAAGTGCCACCCATCAGTGAGGCAACAAACTTGCCCTTTTCGTCCGGTGGCGACCACTTCGATACCAAGTTGTGACAGCACGGATATACGACACCAGTGAAGAGACCAATCAGAAATCGAATCGCAAATACCGCGTATTTATCCCACGAAGCTGCAAGAGGTGTCAGCGCAGTCAACACACCTCCGGCCAAGCAACTGTAGCCAGCAACA encodes the following:
- the LOC133844208 gene encoding EF-hand domain-containing family member C2, whose protein sequence is MLRLPGMPLLPGAQFYDYSKRRHPRRQTLMHYQGIHMLSDRREPELVEPNGPLVDPKCPPVATEMSALWAPKISIKLPPWLAYDKQVLCFNAYFKEPLTEIYHAPYQVRKVKIYFYLEDGTMQITEPKVENSGIPQGCLVHRQRIPKAPPSDREFISIFDLNVDTNVQIFDRVYHISGCDIFTRQFLNRAGIPVPVSLLEPNDPTTEMRKRSALKQAPKADSSVLPKRHSFAQFLEFDRRVLKFQGYWNDRSEFGDVRKLDICYYLADDTIDIKEKFPRNSGREGPSTFLKRGKLPKEFTGLALPGQQTSVTLLNVLGSSMRDVRYVADPLNTGQKEVQHYTDQDLQIGAVLNVFGRDVILTSCDQFTQHYYREKYGIQDFTPQSLPERSDERPCYTGQVRRLPPYNGWGSHEDSEGNCITVEPKAPQADFKKLFKYDGCILRFGAKLMSVIRENCERSFVISYYLADDTVQIYEVARRNSGFVGGEFLKRARVPLPGQEKFSSTRPEYFRASDFYIGSTVNLKDHIFHIISADEFTLLHMEQHPNEFPVADIRAIMNKIRDAVRPQYKQFVLRCKPEVDLGDKTTVSYDTLKSTLLSYLSKESLLNHEIVTVCRFFSAEQMPPPSCDRNHVRAAAQLELKRALWNNVEELTEHLSHINPTCKPYISEAQVRSTLRGCRLPFSLELVEDILQVLQHNAQGEVEVRDVLGFFNMSADQVPDIAPLNIAFELCPKLPFLHKGRLVDFNWFLHCLGLEEELVRNNF
- the LOC133844209 gene encoding 2-hydroxyacyl-CoA lyase 1; the protein is MTEVEAVQIIAESLKQQGVEYVFGIIGIPVIELSMAFQAAGLKYIGMRNEQAACYAAQAIGYLTGKPGVCLVVSGPGLLHVTGGMANAQVNCWPLIVIGGATNQDHEGIGGFQECPQVELSRPYCKYAARPPTAALIPLHVEKAVRYATYGRPGVAYLDFPGNILQSKAVESRIYKALAHPAPPLVYPPHDEVIRAAQLLRQAKRPLVIIGKGSAYAHAENTLRHFIENTNLPFLPTPMGKGVVSDTAAQCVSSARTLALQKADVVLLLGARLNWILHFGRAPRYDKDVKFIQVDICPEELHNSVVASVAIQADIRPFAEQLFEQMNAVNFRFGYEQDWWKQLAGKCKHNRDTVQQMSLNTASPLNYYAVFHHLRELLPRDTIIVSEGANTMDIGRSMLLNEQPRHRLDAGTFGTMGVGPGFAVAAALFCRDFAPGKRVLCVEGDSAFGFSGMEIETMVRYKLPVTIVIVNNNGIYGGFDKDTFEAIRSEGDLTQITPPSALGVQVRYEEMMKMFGMQGYFCTEIEQLQAAVKAANQLTDKPTIINVAISPSSDRKPQSFNWLTESKL
- the LOC133844211 gene encoding sialin, with the protein product MAVIPCFYVPKRVNVAVMLFMICLINYMMRVNLSINIIAMVQERYENGTIIEKPDYGTRYEWSQQDQALLLGGYFYGYMITSLPGGTLAEMLGGRNVAGYSCLAGGVLTALTPLAASWDKYAVFAIRFLIGLFTGVVYPCCHNLVSKWSPPDEKGKFVASLMGGTFGTVITWPICGVIIENLGWVWAFYIVAMIVFVVVGLWFYLVADTPAQHTTIGIKEREFIESSLGATVGNKPKWPPYRQLVVSMPFWALTMLHYGSMWGLFFLLTATPKFLSEVLGFELSSAGFLSSLPHIARLLAAFGFGSIADWIRRKGWWTITFTRKIFCVPSHIMPGIMLVILAFFGRDPYVCVAIMTISLGFNGAATSSNLANSQDLAPNFAGTMYGIINCLGTTPGFFSPLIVAAFTSESNTIDDWFWIFIIGAAAYILPAIFFWIFGSGKIQKWNEVKTTEPSEDVVNTKL